The genomic stretch CGCACCCACGAGTAGTCCTCGTCCTCCATCTCCTCGGAATCTCACAGGAAAACGGACCCCGAGAGCAGGGTACGGTAGCGCAACACGCGAGCTGCTCCTCTTTGTCCTCCTCCGACCACTCCTCAGGGTCCAGCAGGCTGGCCGCGAGGTCCAGCGCGGGTGGGCGAGCTGTGACGGTGGCGCCTCCCCCAGCGAGGGCGCCCGCGGCGACGGAGGTCCGGCGAGGGAGCGGGGCGAGGGGAGATCCGCGGGCCACGCGAGCTGctcctcttcgtcctcctccgaAAGCTCCTCGGGTCTAGCAGTCCGACCGCGAGGTCCAGCGCAGGCGGGCTAGCTGTGACGGCGGCGCCTCCCCCCGGCGAGGTCGCCCGCGGCGACGGAGGTCCGTCGGGGGAGCGGGGCGCGGGGAGGGTCGGGGCGCGCAGGGAGGcatgcggcggcgcgcggcccaggaggagcggcggcccaCACCCaatccccctcccctctctgtTTTAGAAGCTTTTTCGTCTtaaccccttcccttccctcctttttccacccgatTTCCCCTCTCTTGgattgcgggttgatttcaAGAAACGTCAGGGTTTtctttgcaaaatgaccacgacgtacgaaaagcgaggcagagacgttacttgctttaataataggtaaagatatgCTCAGATTTTCTATTATTCAACTTATATTGCCAAATTGCTATTTTTATGGGGTTGCTCATATTTTTTTCCCAAATGATGGCAGCATGCGCCTCAAATCATATAGATATGCTCAAAGGTAGTGTGTTCCAAAGTCACTTGTATATATAAAAGGCAAAATTAAACTAGTTCTTTTTTCATAAGCATTGGATTACGAGGTCTTTtatggtacacaatactactttATACTACTGTTCGAAAATGACTCGTATGTAAGGATCCGCCGGCTAGAAACTTAAGCtagtatgcatgagtagtataggtagtataggGGTGCGATTGGAAATATGTAAAATGGCATTGTTGAAATATATCAAATCTTTCTCAATTATCCTATCTTCTTTCCTTGGCATGGAACCCCAGCTTGTGCACGGCGTCCGGGTAGACCTGCATCTCCAGGCACAGCCCACCGTGCTTGGCATAGACGGTGCCGCCCTTGCCCTCATCGCCCTTGAGGAAGTTGCCCGTGCAGAACTGGAGCCCGGGCTGGTTGGCCCACAGCTCCATCACCCACCCGGAGTCCGCCTTGTTCACCATCGCCACCTTCTGCACCCCCTTCccgtccgccgcgccgtcgaGGACATAGTTGATGTCGTAccctccctccacctccacgaTGTGCGCGCCGGGCATGGCGGGGATGTGGAAGTCGAATGGCGTCCTGGCGACAGGCGCGACAACGCCGGTCGGGATGAGGTCGCTGGCAACAGGTGTCACGCCGGACACAAAGATCTGGATGGCGTGGTTGAGGATCATGCCGTTGCCATCGCCGGATACAAAGATCTGGATGGCATGGTTGAGGATCATGCCGTTGCCGTGGCCACAGAGGGAACGTACGTGTATTGCGCGAGGCGTGTGggcagtggcggcgcggcgtgaTTGTGCGGGAAAATGGCGTGCAGATATAAAAAGTCCCCGAATAATATATGTCatgctaattacaattttacccaTTCCAAAAAATAGCCTATACTCTATACTATCACttggtagtattgtgcaccgtaaaagagctcttggATTATATGTACAGTGTACTTCTATATTGCTCATCTTTGTGTTGCCTTCCAACATCCGGCAGCAGCAACTAAAGAACAATAGAAACAAAAGCAAATATGTGGCCATCCATTGGTGGAAGAGCTCAACCAAGGTTGCAAAAGGCGCTAGGCGCTCTCTAGGTGGTGACCCACCACCTAGAGCCTAGGGGGAACTAGGCATTTCAAGATATTACCAAATACATACATATAGCTTGCCATACCCATCATATATACctataaaaaggaaaaacaagggATAAGTGGGATTtgagttgaaaaaaaaaacccatcaAAGCAGCCCAACCATCCAACAGCCCACCTCCCCACATTatctcctcccctctccttgTTCCGACGCCTCCTGCCCTCCTCCTCTGTGCATGCCCCTGCCTCCTCTACCACTGCcctacctcctcctccgcctccatctGTCCCTCCtcgtaggcgggggagatcgtgaaaccaagaacttgaatggtaacacaggggcgcaagatttagacaggttcgggcatccagagagtaataccctacgtcctgtgttctggtggattgtattgctggtatggtaCACGGAGAGTTGAGATACCCTCAGGAGGTGTCCCTGGACACCTTAaataggctgacaacctagggttacaataggataggatctaatcccagtcgattgttacatggaaagtaatttGAGTTGGTTTAAAGCCCAAGTAGAATATCACTCGGTCAAAACTATAGAGAAAATCACTATCATTGGATGGTAGAGAAATCCCCCAAATAATTACCACAAATAAACTATAGAACATGACACCAGAACAACTAATAAGAAATCAGTCATAGGTATGCCAAAAGAATGCAGCTGAATATTGCTTTCTGTTTTACTACTTTAAGGATAGCTATATACCTCTGACTCAGCAGGAGGGACATGTAATTGCAGCAGTTGCCTTCTTATACCAGTGCACTTTCTGAGAACATGAAATGAGCTAGCTCCAAAGGCATGTCCATCAAATACATCCAGATGCAAAAAACTCGATGTCAGGGAGCATTGTCATGTGCTCCATCAAGTACTGATAGCCACCGATGTCCTGCATGTTTCAATGTCCTGTCATGTGCTCCATCAGGCTAGATATATATGACGTAGGAATTGATTTAGTACCATATCTTTAACCCTGTTCCCAGTAAGGTAATAGCTAGCAGGAATGAAACCATAAAAGGTCATTACCTAGTACTTGTATGATCTaccttcactagtagagaactgactttcgatgcgcccccttttgtcccggtttaaagtaggcccgggagaaaagggagTGGGCCaaggtaggcaaaaatggaggggagatttactcccggttggtatttgcaaccgggactaaaggcccccctttagtcttggttgtaacggctagttccggggAATCGGTGGgtttacccttttgtcccggttggagcctccaaccgggacaaaagggtggacctcctccaactgggacaaaagggtggaccttccggttggtgttaccaaccgggacaaataGTTTACTCCCgattggaggatccaaccgggacaaaagggccacccttttgtcccagttggagcctccaaccggaagtaaactttcaaccgggacaaaaggtgttcctttttgtcttggTTGGAGGTTTTAAccggataaaaactcatccccattatatactaAGACAGAGGTCTTTCTTCCTACTCCAGCCCGAGCCAATCCACCAtaaagacagagagctgagcttcacctactctccggtggtgttgaagcaagggaggtgctgcccgaatttttttccctcattttcgtgggaatttcactcatccaacacaagtgttgtgaaggttttctacttcatccttgtgttactctttgatttatgctttggagatggatagtttatttgctagaatgtgatgaagtagaaaatggagaggtattttgagctagaatgtgagggagattgatgtgtcatatatagtatgtattcttgcagtggtttaagaatgatgctaccttatctagacggtttatcttgtcaaattcaatatggtttttcaaatccatacttgttgaacttgcataccgcgTTCATCttggcgagaatgttctccaccgagcagcaacgtatgtcaaggaggaggtccgattctatgagaaagagtggatatgGACATCATGACCATGTCCCCATTtttgtagaatcgaacctcttccatgacgaagtgcggtgccacccagttgagaacatgctcgccagatgatcacggtcttctagttcaacaagttctgcaggcataccgtgttcatctcggtaagcatgttctccgtggagcagcaacggacgtcaaggaggaggttcGATTTTATGAGAAAGAGCGGCAACagacatcgtggaagaccgtgtcccctttctcgtaaaatcgaacctcttccatgacgaagtacggtgccgcccagttgacaACCATGCTCActgagatgatcacggtcttcaagttcaacaagttctgcagtgctaaggtaagaatttttgtacatagatggcttttGCTagtggaggaagtggcgatggtgggggcaatTGTCGTTCCTCTTtcagcaaggggaaaatcatagttggccctcaggataagccgaagaaaatgagcgcgttggagaaagcaatgcttcgttatttgcagaaacgtcatgaagaagctgttgccgcgggtcaggaacctccttttggtgatcgttatgctccaccctcagtcccgggtgtttcacgtcacttagtactaccgtttcaggtggcacaaataaaccacaggatgaggctggttcagcggaaccttcgtcttcaccgtccaaggatgcttaaagtcctcctagataataaccagtggatgacTTGtcgtattgtatcatgttgtttggatctttaatttaaatatgtgtatttgtatctatatctaaacgttcagcattatttgcactacaacgtttgacatgctttcaatcgtgaatccattttcaagtgtaatccattttcacacgtaatccattttcaagtgtaatccttGTTCATgcataatcaattttcacgcgtaatccattttcaagtgtaatcactTTTCAtgcataatacgatgcagatggactggcaatggatgtataatccAGACAAACGGAGCAagatgtttattgatggcttgcattattttctcgaagtggccaaagcgaataagccagagaatgggttcgtatgttgtccatgattccaatgcaataacaagaaggactattcaaaggattcctgggggactatttatagccacttgtttagatacggtttcatgcctaactatttgatttggaccaagcacggtgaaagaggggttgtaatggaagatggcgaagaggaggagaatgatgacaacattccggactgggttgcaggccaaaaTTTTGCGGAtaatacaatgggcgaggctgatgaagataagtttgtagaaaatggccctactgatgaccttggtcaggtgcaacgagatgcacacagagattgcgaaactgagaaggaagtagcaaagttgcagcgcatgatagatgatcaccaaaaattgttgtacccagattgccagcagggccataaaaaaataggtacgacactagaatttgtgcaatggaagggaaaaaatggtgtgtccgataaggcatttcaggggatgttgaacattgtcaagaagatttttTCCCGAGAATAGttaattaccgtccacaacatatgaagctaaaccgattatttgccctctcggattggatgtttagaagatacacacatgccctaatgactgtatcctctatcgtggtgatgaatacgagaaaatggatgcttgtcccgtctgcgaagcgctgcggtataagatcaggcgagatgatcctggtgatgtcgaggggcagtctcccaagaagagagttcctgtgaaggtgatgtggtatttccctataataccacgcttgaagcgcttgttcaggaacaaggcgaatgctaagttgatgcgatggcacaaagaagaacgtatggaagatgagatgctgagacaccccgcagatgaggcccagtggagatcaattgatagagcattcccggactttgaaagtgaagcaaggaacataaggtttggtttaagtactgatggattcaatccattcagtgagttgagtagtggccatagtacttggcctgtgaccctatgtatgttcaaccttcctccttggctgtgcatgaagcggaagttcattatgatgccggcgcttatccaaggtccaaaacaaaccggcaacgacattgacgtgtacctaagaccgttggttgatgaccttttgcAGCTCTAGAAGGAAaaaggtgtatgtgtgtgggataaggatagacaagagatctttaatctacgagcattgttgtttgtaaccatcaatgattggcctgcactgagtcacatttcaggacagacaaataagggatatcgggcctgcacccactgtttagacgacacagacagcatgtatttgaagcactgtaagaaggtcatctatatgggtcaacgtcgatttctccctgctcaccaccagctgagaaagagcgggatgtaTTTCCAAGGGGCGCCAAACCATCATAAAAAACCtacacaccataatggaaagcgtgtcttcgagatgataaaggatgtaaatgtagtatttggaaagggtcatggtagccaacctgttccgaacgacgataacggacgtgcacccatgtggaagagaaaatcaatattttgggagctaccttattgggaaatcctagaggttcgcaacgcaatagacgtgatgcacctgacgaagaatctttgcgtgaacgtgctaggcttcatgggtgtttatgggacctcgaaagatacattagaagcacgacaggacctgaaagccatggggcaacgagatgacctacatccgaaaaagagagataatggacagcactacttatgtcctgccagttacactctcagcaaggaagagaaggataccatgtttgaatgcttgaatagtatgaaggtcccatcagggtactcctcgaatataaagggaaaatctcaaggcccatgactgccacatgttgatgatccagttgcttccggttgcactgaggggtgttctaccagaaaatgtccggttgccgctcgtaaaggtatgcgcgtttctcaatgcgatttcgcagaaggcaatcgatccatccaaggtatcaaagctacagaacaatgtggtgcaatgtcttgttagttttgagttggtatttccaccatccttcttcaatattatgacgcacttactggttcacctagtaaaagagattggtattctcggacctgtatacctgcacaataagtggccttttgagaggttcatggcagtcctaaaaagctatgttcttaatcgtgcccgtccagaaggaagcatcgccaagggatatggaacataggaggtgatcgagttttgtgttgattttattgactcaattgacttgattggggttccaacttcacgccatgaggggaggctccggggaatgggcacccttggaaggaaatcaagtttgagcaatgatactgatttgttcgacaaggcacactacactgttctgcaacagtcatcctttgtgtctccgtatatcgagcagcacaggcagatggtagtttccaaaaaacTGACGAAAtctgatgcttggcttacacgtcatcacatggaaacttttccctcctggttgtgccaacaacttatgggtaactctgagattcacccacagctcgcttggttagccaagggacttgctagcacaatcgtgaaattccaaggctataagataaatggttatacattttacatgagagcccaggaccagaaaagcatgaaccagaatagtggtgtccgcatagatgctatagatagaaataatagtaaggagtcatattatggtttcatacatgagatatgggaactcaaatACGGACtgttgtacatccctctatttctttgcaattgggtgaagctaactgccgtaaccaaagatcagtacggaatgacaatagtagatctgatcaagactggatacagtgatgaaccattcgtacttgctaatgatgtgcatcaggttttctatgtgaaggacatgtctagaaaacccaagagaaatctagaagagacatgggagccaaaatgccacatagttcttctaggtaaaagaaaaattgtgggagtcgaggataaaacagaccaatcagatgattatgatcagtttgatagcatgcctccattcgctgttgaagttgacccaagcatcctgctatccaaagaagaggctccgtacttacgccgcgatcatgatcaaggaactttcgtgaagaagaaattttataacgttgtattgtaatgtgCTAAATTTACTTGAactttgtgtagtacttgatacaatttttaatttaacctatgtatgatttcatgtgttcttaaatttgttgaggtgaagatttattagataaacatgaacaatgttaaccacatacatacatcgattttttttgcgcgttgaaattacttaattgaataatttcttgatcatagcgatgcagtaaaataattattttagaggctaaacgaactggtatagaattaatcactaattcacacttattgtcaatatacttgctaattaaatatatttttgactgttcaaaatatgtgaagttttttgtttttcatcctgaaatgcagtgaaaacataaataaaatccttttccaaaaaacaaGCGGAcgatgaaagtgtgggaaaaggcccttttgtcccgggtgccaatagaaactgggacaaaaggaccttttatcccTATTGCCAAAAGCAACCGGGATCAAAGGCcgtcccttttgtctcgggtgccaacaccaactgggacaaaaggccccccttttatctcggttgacaactgcaactgggataaaagggtagtttttgtttcccgccagggacgtacccttttatcccggttatagTTAGCAACtgggataaaggggggggggtccttttgtcctggttggtgtttgcacccgggacaaaagggcctttagtcccgggttcaattacgaaccaggataaaagggaaGGGGGATAAAACCCACTGTAACCTCTTCTACCCCCACCCCACGCCAGTTAcgacacttagccaaattttcaccgccgccaagatcccgcgccctCCCGCCTGCTCCGTTGccgcccatccgcctccctcgccggccgccatcgtcctcgtcgcccAACGCCCCGGCCATCATCGTCCCGCTGCCTGatcgcctcgcccgcgcccggaccgcctcctcctccatcgcctcgGCCCacctccgatcctcctccgttgcgccccctcgacctcgtcaccgctggccgcctccaccgcgaggcctcatcgccgcctccatcaATGCCACATCCTCTGTCGCCGCCACGCCCTCGTCCGTCACGGCGCCTCGTCGCTGCCTCTGTCGCGCGCGCCGCTTCcgtccctcgtcgccggccacctccgtCCCTTGTCCCCGGCCGCCTTTGCCCGTTgttgctgcggccacctcgcttcgtccccgcctccgccatcctgccaccccggccgccgccgtcccgccgccccggccacctcgtcgcccaacTAGGCACcacgcgaggtccgccggcactggcgtCAGGAACgaggcttgcgtcagcaagggccttttttattttttagttagaaaatgaatagatattagtagattagttagaaaa from Setaria italica strain Yugu1 chromosome II, Setaria_italica_v2.0, whole genome shotgun sequence encodes the following:
- the LOC101770789 gene encoding aldose 1-epimerase-like, with product MILNHAIQIFVSGDGNGMILNHAIQIFVSGVTPVASDLIPTGVVAPVARTPFDFHIPAMPGAHIVEVEGGYDINYVLDGAADGKGVQKVAMVNKADSGWVMELWANQPGLQFCTGNFLKGDEGKGGTVYAKHGGLCLEMQVYPDAVHKLGFHAKERR